From the genome of Nocardia sp. NBC_01503, one region includes:
- a CDS encoding TetR/AcrR family transcriptional regulator — translation MPTGVALRDVREQLFAAAERVLSRDGPSALTSRAVTDEAGCAKGVLHRHFSDFDDFLTELVRDRIARLGHDAATLRESAGTGTVDTNLADAVTKVFGPVAVAIVSLIIFRDELRIRLRRSRPIGVPLLSDATVMIADYLTAERDLGRLTPQADIDTLAPTLIGAGHLLFADRTGTPPEPAAVRKMVATVLSTATA, via the coding sequence GTGCCGACCGGCGTAGCCCTGCGTGACGTCCGCGAACAACTGTTCGCCGCCGCCGAACGCGTGCTGTCGCGGGACGGGCCGAGCGCGCTCACCAGTCGCGCCGTCACCGATGAGGCGGGCTGCGCGAAAGGCGTACTGCACCGCCACTTCTCCGACTTCGACGATTTCCTCACCGAACTCGTCCGCGACCGCATCGCCCGCCTCGGCCACGACGCCGCCACACTGCGCGAATCCGCGGGCACCGGCACCGTCGACACGAACCTCGCCGATGCGGTGACCAAGGTCTTCGGCCCGGTCGCGGTGGCCATTGTCAGTCTGATCATCTTCCGCGACGAACTACGCATCCGACTACGCCGAAGCCGCCCGATAGGCGTCCCCCTGCTCTCGGATGCCACCGTCATGATCGCCGACTATCTCACCGCCGAACGGGATCTGGGCCGCCTCACCCCGCAGGCCGATATCGACACCCTCGCCCCCACGCTCATCGGCGCGGGCCATCTCCTGTTCGCCGATCGGACCGGCACGCCACCCGAGCCCGCTGCCGTTCGGAAGATGGTTGCCACGGTCCTGTCCACCGCTACGGCATGA
- a CDS encoding PucR family transcriptional regulator → MSVPVSWVLSQLDLAIPLRGGAAGIGRTIDLVITTELENPFRWLSGGELVLTTGMRLPATPDARASYLRRLNERGVAAVGFGIGLSHPEIPEDMIRTADDIGIPLFEVPLPTPFAAIVKRVTERSAQLQYDALLRASRAQPRMTRALVRSGARAIVRELATSLRATVLVLDADTRITDVHPDAPDDELLHTVRTALASDPAAASGVHTVHGQSITHQRIGVGGRVHGDLVVVSPAPLSAVDQILLGHANSLLALDFEKPARLWEAQHRLNSTVLGLLLSHETNLAPAWTHLAQAADAAGRIRVLAADCDTLDAVDDIRSVAESMAVRSGHPLFLHLIDRRVRVVLPGVAAVAFARELAADLSPGTSRAVRFGLSGEHPLPELVTATEAASLAAAAAERGSAPSEFGALTGRSLLSFDSTRQVLDTLAKTMLTPLTDHDSAHGTELLISLRAYLEANGQWEAAAAATGVHRHTLRKRIATAQDLLGCDLDSARVRAELLLAILAGGN, encoded by the coding sequence GTGTCGGTACCGGTGAGTTGGGTTCTGTCCCAGCTTGACCTGGCGATTCCATTGCGTGGCGGTGCCGCGGGCATCGGCCGCACCATCGACCTGGTCATCACCACCGAATTGGAGAACCCCTTCCGCTGGCTGTCCGGTGGCGAACTGGTGCTCACCACCGGTATGCGATTACCCGCCACGCCCGATGCCCGCGCCTCCTACCTGCGCAGACTCAATGAACGAGGCGTCGCCGCGGTCGGTTTCGGAATCGGGCTCAGTCACCCGGAGATACCGGAAGACATGATCAGGACCGCCGACGATATCGGCATCCCGCTCTTCGAAGTGCCGCTGCCGACCCCGTTCGCGGCCATCGTCAAGAGGGTCACCGAACGTTCGGCGCAGCTGCAATACGACGCGCTACTGCGCGCCTCGCGGGCCCAGCCCCGCATGACCCGGGCGCTGGTTCGATCCGGTGCGCGGGCGATAGTTCGGGAACTGGCCACCTCACTGCGCGCGACCGTCCTGGTGCTCGACGCCGATACGCGAATCACCGATGTGCACCCCGACGCCCCCGATGACGAACTGCTGCACACCGTCCGCACCGCCCTGGCCTCGGATCCGGCGGCCGCCAGCGGCGTGCACACCGTGCACGGCCAGTCGATCACCCATCAGCGCATCGGTGTGGGCGGCCGCGTGCACGGAGACCTGGTCGTGGTCAGCCCCGCCCCGCTCAGCGCCGTCGACCAGATCCTGCTCGGCCACGCGAACTCATTGCTGGCCTTGGATTTCGAGAAACCCGCCCGACTATGGGAGGCCCAGCACCGACTGAACAGCACCGTGCTGGGCCTATTACTCAGTCATGAGACCAACCTGGCCCCCGCCTGGACGCATCTGGCGCAGGCCGCCGATGCCGCCGGCCGTATTCGAGTGCTCGCCGCCGACTGCGACACCCTGGACGCGGTCGACGATATTCGCTCGGTCGCCGAGAGTATGGCCGTGCGCTCGGGGCATCCGCTGTTCCTGCATCTGATCGACCGTCGCGTCCGTGTGGTGTTGCCCGGAGTCGCGGCCGTCGCCTTCGCTCGCGAACTCGCCGCCGATCTGTCCCCCGGCACCAGCCGTGCGGTCCGCTTCGGCCTCAGCGGTGAGCATCCGCTGCCCGAGCTGGTCACCGCCACCGAGGCCGCCTCCCTGGCCGCCGCGGCCGCCGAACGCGGTAGTGCGCCATCGGAATTCGGTGCGCTCACCGGCCGATCGCTACTGTCCTTCGACTCCACCCGCCAGGTGCTGGACACCCTGGCCAAGACGATGCTGACCCCGCTCACCGATCACGACTCCGCGCACGGCACCGAACTGCTGATCTCACTACGCGCCTATCTCGAGGCGAATGGTCAGTGGGAGGCGGCGGCCGCGGCGACCGGCGTGCACCGGCACACGCTGCGCAAGCGCATCGCCACCGCGCAGGACCTGCTCGGCTGCGATCTGGACAGTGCCCGGGTGCGCGCGGAGCTGCTGCTGGCAATCCTCGCGGGCGGCAACTGA
- a CDS encoding aminobutyraldehyde dehydrogenase — MTSASSPVLQNYIDGEFVASSGTSTLDLVNPVDESVVGQAPISTPADVDAAMTAAARAFTTWGKTTPGARQAALLKLADAIEAHSEEIVAAQSRNTGQPKAVIAAEEIAVSADHIRFFAGAARLLEGRAAGEYMEGFTSHVRREPIGVVGQVTPWNYPFMMAIWKIGPALAAGNTVVLKPSDTTPESTLVLAKISKGILPDGVLNIVLGDASTGEAIVNHPTPGLVSITGSVRAGIAVAGAAATQLKRAHLELGGKAPAVVFPDVDIDAAASTIAEAAFFNAGQDCTAATRVLVHESIHDQLVDALVRKAETVKPGLPDDPETFYGPLNNVNHFETVMGKLAALPGHAKVRTGGQRVGERGFFIAPTVITDVRQDDSIVQDETFGPVLTVQSFSDTEQAIELANGVRYGLASSVWTRDHSTVEYLTRALDFGAVWVNCHIPLVAEMPHGGFKQSGYGKDLSMYSVEEYTRIKHVMSAH, encoded by the coding sequence GTGACCTCAGCATCGAGTCCCGTGCTCCAGAACTACATCGACGGCGAGTTCGTCGCGTCGTCCGGTACTTCAACCCTCGACCTGGTGAATCCGGTCGACGAGAGCGTGGTCGGGCAGGCCCCGATCTCGACCCCCGCCGATGTGGACGCGGCCATGACCGCCGCCGCCCGCGCCTTCACGACCTGGGGAAAGACGACACCGGGTGCGCGCCAGGCGGCGCTTTTGAAGCTGGCCGACGCCATCGAGGCGCACAGCGAGGAAATCGTCGCGGCGCAGTCCCGCAATACCGGACAGCCCAAGGCCGTTATCGCGGCCGAGGAGATCGCGGTCAGCGCCGACCACATTCGCTTCTTCGCCGGGGCCGCAAGACTTTTGGAGGGTCGCGCGGCCGGGGAGTACATGGAGGGATTCACCTCGCATGTGCGCCGCGAACCGATCGGCGTGGTGGGCCAGGTGACGCCGTGGAACTACCCGTTCATGATGGCGATCTGGAAGATCGGTCCCGCGCTCGCCGCCGGGAACACCGTGGTACTCAAGCCGAGTGATACGACACCGGAGAGCACATTGGTGCTGGCCAAGATCTCGAAAGGCATTCTGCCGGACGGAGTTCTGAATATCGTGCTCGGTGACGCGAGCACCGGTGAAGCGATCGTGAATCATCCGACACCCGGTCTGGTGTCGATCACCGGATCGGTGCGCGCGGGTATCGCGGTTGCCGGTGCGGCGGCCACCCAGCTCAAGCGCGCGCACCTGGAGCTCGGCGGTAAGGCCCCGGCCGTGGTGTTCCCGGATGTCGATATCGACGCTGCCGCAAGCACTATCGCCGAGGCGGCGTTCTTCAATGCCGGACAGGACTGCACCGCGGCCACCCGGGTACTGGTGCACGAATCGATTCACGATCAGCTCGTCGACGCGCTGGTGCGCAAGGCCGAGACGGTCAAGCCGGGTCTGCCCGATGATCCCGAGACGTTCTACGGGCCGCTCAACAACGTGAACCATTTCGAAACCGTCATGGGCAAGTTGGCGGCGTTGCCCGGGCACGCCAAGGTCCGTACCGGCGGGCAACGGGTGGGGGAGCGGGGCTTCTTCATCGCGCCGACCGTGATCACCGATGTGCGCCAGGATGATTCGATCGTGCAGGACGAGACCTTCGGGCCGGTGCTGACCGTGCAATCGTTCAGCGATACCGAGCAGGCCATCGAACTGGCCAATGGTGTGCGCTACGGCCTGGCCTCCAGTGTCTGGACCCGCGATCACTCGACCGTCGAATACCTCACCCGCGCACTGGATTTCGGTGCGGTGTGGGTCAACTGCCATATTCCGCTGGTAGCCGAGATGCCACACGGCGGGTTCAAGCAGTCCGGGTACGGCAAGGATCTCTCGATGTACAGCGTCGAGGAGTACACCCGGATAAAGCATGTCATGAGCGCCCACTAG
- a CDS encoding TetR/AcrR family transcriptional regulator produces MSDLRTPGKPRQRHRPSKQGAILSEELIVDTALRMMREHGAGGLSVRRLGAALGADPSALYRYFKGTDDLLLAVADELIGRTMAEYAPTGDWRRDLRTIGHRIRDGYLDCPQVATLTMYRTTGRAKEAESINTVLGVLRGAGFPDEEAVRLYHALVDQGMASAAQESCWSAMPESARAAEYRVWDEIYPALAPKTYPHLVAVAPLLRDEMRRKSYDYALELFLDAAAARLQALRPRKSRARTAVRAESEPERPESPA; encoded by the coding sequence ATGAGCGACCTTCGGACCCCCGGAAAACCCCGCCAGCGCCACCGACCCAGCAAACAGGGAGCCATACTTTCGGAGGAGCTGATCGTCGATACCGCGCTGCGCATGATGCGCGAGCACGGGGCGGGCGGACTCTCGGTACGGCGACTCGGGGCGGCACTGGGCGCGGACCCGTCGGCGCTGTACCGATACTTCAAAGGCACCGATGACCTGCTGCTCGCGGTCGCCGACGAACTCATCGGCCGCACCATGGCGGAGTATGCGCCGACCGGCGATTGGCGGCGGGATCTGCGGACCATAGGTCACCGTATTCGAGATGGATATCTGGACTGCCCGCAGGTTGCCACACTCACCATGTATCGCACCACCGGGCGGGCGAAGGAGGCCGAATCCATCAACACCGTCCTGGGCGTGCTGCGCGGCGCCGGATTCCCGGACGAGGAGGCGGTGCGGCTCTACCACGCGCTCGTGGATCAGGGCATGGCGAGCGCGGCACAGGAATCCTGCTGGAGCGCGATGCCGGAGAGCGCCCGGGCGGCCGAGTATCGGGTCTGGGACGAAATCTACCCGGCGCTCGCTCCGAAAACGTATCCGCATCTGGTCGCCGTCGCACCGCTGCTGCGAGACGAAATGCGCCGCAAATCCTACGATTACGCGCTCGAACTGTTTCTCGATGCCGCCGCCGCCCGGCTCCAGGCGCTGCGACCTCGTAAATCCCGCGCCCGGACCGCGGTTCGGGCCGAATCCGAGCCGGAGCGGCCCGAGTCACCGGCCTGA
- a CDS encoding class I SAM-dependent methyltransferase has product MPTIPYEPADHPRPEPHSHRQVAESFGVDAGRYDRTRPHYPEAMVARIVNESPGREMLDIGCGTGIEARQFLAAGCTILGVEPDARMAEFARTTGVTVEPGLFESWDPAGRQFDAVISGQAWHWVDPVAGAEKAAAVLRPHGRFAAFWNAAEPPAEITEAFITAFRRALPDSPFDVAAMRLGRKGYPALTDRAIDGIRKSGLFAEPELWRFDWERSYTRAEWLDVLPTQGALTRLTAEPLADVLNEVGEAIDALGGSFTVRYAAVVVTATRD; this is encoded by the coding sequence ATGCCCACAATACCGTATGAACCGGCAGATCACCCCAGGCCGGAGCCGCATTCGCACCGCCAGGTCGCCGAATCATTCGGCGTGGACGCCGGTCGGTACGACCGGACCAGACCGCATTACCCCGAGGCCATGGTGGCGCGCATCGTGAACGAGAGTCCCGGGCGCGAGATGCTCGATATCGGTTGCGGCACAGGCATAGAGGCACGGCAATTTCTGGCGGCGGGATGCACGATCCTGGGCGTCGAACCCGATGCGCGCATGGCGGAGTTCGCCCGCACAACGGGGGTGACGGTCGAACCGGGCCTGTTCGAAAGCTGGGATCCGGCCGGTCGGCAATTCGATGCGGTCATCTCCGGGCAAGCGTGGCACTGGGTCGATCCGGTGGCCGGAGCCGAGAAGGCCGCGGCGGTCCTGCGGCCGCACGGCAGGTTCGCCGCCTTCTGGAATGCCGCCGAACCGCCCGCCGAGATCACCGAGGCGTTCATTACGGCGTTCCGGCGCGCACTACCCGACTCGCCGTTCGATGTCGCGGCAATGCGGTTGGGCCGCAAGGGATATCCGGCGTTGACAGATCGGGCGATCGACGGCATTCGCAAGTCGGGCCTGTTCGCGGAGCCGGAACTATGGAGATTCGACTGGGAGCGGTCCTACACCCGGGCCGAATGGTTGGATGTCCTACCCACTCAGGGCGCGCTCACCCGACTCACAGCGGAGCCGCTCGCCGATGTCCTGAACGAGGTCGGCGAGGCGATCGACGCACTCGGCGGCAGCTTCACCGTGCGGTACGCGGCCGTTGTCGTCACCGCGACCCGCGACTGA
- a CDS encoding nitroreductase family deazaflavin-dependent oxidoreductase, producing the protein MNAFNDSVIEEFRANGGRVGGPFEGRTNMVLITTTGAKSGREITNPLVYVPDGERIAIIASNGGADKHPAWYHNLRANPELTVELGDETYTGKAEFVTGAERDDLYERMVELMPQFDDYRRNTTREIPVAVVYRQPA; encoded by the coding sequence ATGAACGCATTCAACGACAGTGTGATCGAAGAGTTCCGGGCCAATGGCGGACGCGTCGGCGGGCCGTTCGAAGGCCGCACCAATATGGTCCTCATTACGACGACGGGCGCGAAATCGGGTCGTGAGATCACCAACCCGCTGGTGTACGTCCCCGATGGTGAGCGCATCGCGATCATCGCCTCCAACGGCGGCGCGGACAAGCATCCGGCCTGGTACCACAATCTGCGCGCCAATCCCGAGCTGACGGTCGAGCTGGGCGACGAAACCTACACCGGCAAGGCCGAATTCGTGACCGGCGCCGAGCGCGACGACCTGTATGAGCGCATGGTCGAACTCATGCCGCAGTTCGACGATTACCGGCGCAATACGACTCGTGAGATCCCGGTAGCCGTGGTCTATCGGCAGCCTGCCTAG